In Panicum virgatum strain AP13 chromosome 4N, P.virgatum_v5, whole genome shotgun sequence, a single window of DNA contains:
- the LOC120670230 gene encoding cyclic nucleotide-gated ion channel 1-like isoform X1, giving the protein MMMGKEDRYVRFQDWRSEQSVSSENIVVPRRNDVSVFDSLKERTARVFAFLGNLLHSETSNRSMVNERKSATGTLHPQGPFLQKWNRIFVISCIFAVSVDPLFLYIPVISDEKPCWYLDRKLEKAASVLRFFTDIFYILHIIFQFRTGFLASSPTTFGRGVLIEDRYAITKRYLSTYFFIDVFAILPIPQVIILVVLPNLQDSDVMKAKNVLMIIIICQYVPRLIRIRPLYLQITRSAGVITETARAGAAFNLLLYMLASHVLGAIWYLLSIQRQDSCWRHQCRNNTTCAADAASLYCGAVHKNETYAFLNTVCLLGVPTNNLPDPVFGIYAPAIKNISQSRSFFTKLFYCVWWGLQNLSSLGQNLKTSTYAWENLFAVFVSISGLVLFALLIGNVQTYLQSASLRIEETRMKSRDTDQWMSYRHLPENLKERIRRYEQYRWQETSGVDEEQLLMNLPKDLRRDIKRHLCLSLLMRVPMFENMDEQLLDALCDRLKPILYTEDSCIIREGDPVTEMLFIMRGNLMSMTTNGGRTGFFNSDVLKGGDFCGEELLTWALDPTSTSSLPSSTRTVKTISEVEAFALRAEDLRFVATQFRRLHSKQLQHTFRFYSQQWRTWAACFIQAAWHRYCRKKIEDSLRLKEKRLQFAIVNEGSTSHSFMAALYASRFAGNMIRILRRNATRKARLQERVPARLLQKPAEPNFSVEEQ; this is encoded by the exons ATGATGATGGGAAAAGAGGACAGATATGTGAG ATTTCAGGACTGGAGATCAGAGCAGTCTGTTAGCTCAGAGAACATAGTTGTTCCTCGTAGAAATGATGTTTCAGTTTTCGATTCACTTAAAGAAAGAACTGCCAGAGTTTTTGCATTCCTTGGAAACCTTTTGCACTCAGAAACCTCAAATAGATCAATGGTGAACGAAAGAAAGTCTGCAACAGGAACTCTTCATCCCCAAGGGCCATTTCTACAAAAATGGAATAGGATATTTGTGATATCATGTATATTTGCAGTTTCAGTGGACCCATTGTTCTTATATATCCCAGTTATCAGTGATGAAAAACCTTGCTGGTACTTGGATAGAAAGTTGGAAAAGGCAGCAAGTGTCCTGCGTTTTTTCACAGATATTTTCTACATACTCCATATCATATTTCAGTTCCGGACAGGCTTCCTTGCATCATCTCCTACAACTTTTGGTCGGGGTGTCTTGATTGAAGATAGATATGCAATAACCAAGCGATACTTAtcaacatatttttttattgatGTCTTCGCTATTCTACCCATCCCTCAG GTGATTATTTTGGTTGTGTTACCTAATCTTCAAGACTCAGACGTTATGAAAGCTAAAAATGTCTTGATGATTATAATTATATGCCAATATGTGCCTCGACTAATCCGAATAAGACCACTATATCTACAAATCACAAGGTCTGCTGGGGTTATTACAGAGACAGCACGGGCTGGTGCTGCTTTCAATCTTTTACTTTACATGCTTGCCAGTCAT GTCCTTGGAGCAATTTGGTACTTACTTTCTATCCAACGCCAAGATTCCTGCTGGAGACATCAGTGTAGAAACAATACAACATGTGCTGCAGATGCTGCATCTTTATACTGTGGGGCTGTTCATAAGAATGAGACCTATGCTTTTTTAAATACTGTTTGCTTATTAGGTGTCCCGACAAACAATCTTCCAGATCCAGTCTTTGGAATTTATGCGCCAGCTATAAAAAATATATCACAATCAAGAAGTTTCTTTACAAAATTGTTCTACTGTGTTTGGTGGGGTCTGCAAAATCTCAG TTCTCTTGGCCAAAACCTGAAAACAAGCACTTATGCATGGGAGAATTTATTTGCAGTTTTTGTCTCAATATCAGGTTTAGTTCTGTTTGCGCTGCTTATTGGTAATGTGCAG ACCTATTTGCAATCAGCTTCTCTGAGAATAGAGGAAACAAGAATGAAAAGCCGCGATACAGATCAGTGGATGTCATATCGACATCTTcctgagaatctcaaagaaagaATACGACGTTATGAACAGTACAGATGGCAAGAAACAAGTGGTGTTGATGAAGAACAACTCCTTATGAACCTCCCCAAAGATCTTAGGAGGGACATAAAACGACATCTTTGTTTATCACTTCTCATGAGG GTTCCAATGTTTGAAAATATGGACGAACAGCTCTTGGATGCCTTGTGTGACCGCCTAAAGCCCATTCTATACACAGAAGATAGCTGCATCATTCGTGAAGGGGATCCAGTAACCGAAATGCTCTTCATCATGCGAGGAAATCTAATGAGCATGACGACAAACGGTGGAAGAACTGGCTTCTTCAACTCCGATGTTCTGAAAGGTGGAGATTTCTGTGGCGAGGAGCTCCTCACCTGGGCTCTTGACCCCACATCAACATCAAGCCTCCCCAGCTCAACAAGGACGGTGAAAACTATATCCGAAGTCGAAGCTTTTGCTTTGAGGGCTGAAGACTTGAGGTTTGTGGCCACCCAGTTCAGACGACTCCACAGCAAGCAGCTCCAGCACACTTTCAGGTTCTACTCGCAGCAGTGGAGAACCTGGGCTGCCTGTTTCATCCAAGCAGCCTGGCACCGGTACTGCAGGAAGAAGATTGAAGATTCCTTGCGCTTGAAGGAGAAGAGGCTGCAGTTTGCGATTGTGAATGAAGGCTCCACCTCTCACAGCTTCATGGCAGCACTATATGCTTCACGTTTCGCTGGAAACATGATAAGGATCCTGAGGAGAAACGCCACTCGCAAGGCGCGCCTCCAGGAACGAGTGCCTGCAAGGCTGCTGCAGAAGCCAGCGGAACCCAACTTCTCCGTAGAAGAGCAGTAG
- the LOC120670230 gene encoding cyclic nucleotide-gated ion channel 1-like isoform X2, producing MMMGKEDRYVRFQDWRSEQSVSSENIVVPRRNDVSVFDSLKERTARVFAFLGNLLHSETSNRSMVNERKSATGTLHPQGPFLQKWNRIFVISCIFAVSVDPLFLYIPVISDEKPCWYLDRKLEKAASVLRFFTDIFYILHIIFQFRTGFLASSPTTFGRGVLIEDRYAITKRYLSTYFFIDVFAILPIPQVLGAIWYLLSIQRQDSCWRHQCRNNTTCAADAASLYCGAVHKNETYAFLNTVCLLGVPTNNLPDPVFGIYAPAIKNISQSRSFFTKLFYCVWWGLQNLSSLGQNLKTSTYAWENLFAVFVSISGLVLFALLIGNVQTYLQSASLRIEETRMKSRDTDQWMSYRHLPENLKERIRRYEQYRWQETSGVDEEQLLMNLPKDLRRDIKRHLCLSLLMRVPMFENMDEQLLDALCDRLKPILYTEDSCIIREGDPVTEMLFIMRGNLMSMTTNGGRTGFFNSDVLKGGDFCGEELLTWALDPTSTSSLPSSTRTVKTISEVEAFALRAEDLRFVATQFRRLHSKQLQHTFRFYSQQWRTWAACFIQAAWHRYCRKKIEDSLRLKEKRLQFAIVNEGSTSHSFMAALYASRFAGNMIRILRRNATRKARLQERVPARLLQKPAEPNFSVEEQ from the exons ATGATGATGGGAAAAGAGGACAGATATGTGAG ATTTCAGGACTGGAGATCAGAGCAGTCTGTTAGCTCAGAGAACATAGTTGTTCCTCGTAGAAATGATGTTTCAGTTTTCGATTCACTTAAAGAAAGAACTGCCAGAGTTTTTGCATTCCTTGGAAACCTTTTGCACTCAGAAACCTCAAATAGATCAATGGTGAACGAAAGAAAGTCTGCAACAGGAACTCTTCATCCCCAAGGGCCATTTCTACAAAAATGGAATAGGATATTTGTGATATCATGTATATTTGCAGTTTCAGTGGACCCATTGTTCTTATATATCCCAGTTATCAGTGATGAAAAACCTTGCTGGTACTTGGATAGAAAGTTGGAAAAGGCAGCAAGTGTCCTGCGTTTTTTCACAGATATTTTCTACATACTCCATATCATATTTCAGTTCCGGACAGGCTTCCTTGCATCATCTCCTACAACTTTTGGTCGGGGTGTCTTGATTGAAGATAGATATGCAATAACCAAGCGATACTTAtcaacatatttttttattgatGTCTTCGCTATTCTACCCATCCCTCAG GTCCTTGGAGCAATTTGGTACTTACTTTCTATCCAACGCCAAGATTCCTGCTGGAGACATCAGTGTAGAAACAATACAACATGTGCTGCAGATGCTGCATCTTTATACTGTGGGGCTGTTCATAAGAATGAGACCTATGCTTTTTTAAATACTGTTTGCTTATTAGGTGTCCCGACAAACAATCTTCCAGATCCAGTCTTTGGAATTTATGCGCCAGCTATAAAAAATATATCACAATCAAGAAGTTTCTTTACAAAATTGTTCTACTGTGTTTGGTGGGGTCTGCAAAATCTCAG TTCTCTTGGCCAAAACCTGAAAACAAGCACTTATGCATGGGAGAATTTATTTGCAGTTTTTGTCTCAATATCAGGTTTAGTTCTGTTTGCGCTGCTTATTGGTAATGTGCAG ACCTATTTGCAATCAGCTTCTCTGAGAATAGAGGAAACAAGAATGAAAAGCCGCGATACAGATCAGTGGATGTCATATCGACATCTTcctgagaatctcaaagaaagaATACGACGTTATGAACAGTACAGATGGCAAGAAACAAGTGGTGTTGATGAAGAACAACTCCTTATGAACCTCCCCAAAGATCTTAGGAGGGACATAAAACGACATCTTTGTTTATCACTTCTCATGAGG GTTCCAATGTTTGAAAATATGGACGAACAGCTCTTGGATGCCTTGTGTGACCGCCTAAAGCCCATTCTATACACAGAAGATAGCTGCATCATTCGTGAAGGGGATCCAGTAACCGAAATGCTCTTCATCATGCGAGGAAATCTAATGAGCATGACGACAAACGGTGGAAGAACTGGCTTCTTCAACTCCGATGTTCTGAAAGGTGGAGATTTCTGTGGCGAGGAGCTCCTCACCTGGGCTCTTGACCCCACATCAACATCAAGCCTCCCCAGCTCAACAAGGACGGTGAAAACTATATCCGAAGTCGAAGCTTTTGCTTTGAGGGCTGAAGACTTGAGGTTTGTGGCCACCCAGTTCAGACGACTCCACAGCAAGCAGCTCCAGCACACTTTCAGGTTCTACTCGCAGCAGTGGAGAACCTGGGCTGCCTGTTTCATCCAAGCAGCCTGGCACCGGTACTGCAGGAAGAAGATTGAAGATTCCTTGCGCTTGAAGGAGAAGAGGCTGCAGTTTGCGATTGTGAATGAAGGCTCCACCTCTCACAGCTTCATGGCAGCACTATATGCTTCACGTTTCGCTGGAAACATGATAAGGATCCTGAGGAGAAACGCCACTCGCAAGGCGCGCCTCCAGGAACGAGTGCCTGCAAGGCTGCTGCAGAAGCCAGCGGAACCCAACTTCTCCGTAGAAGAGCAGTAG